One Salvia splendens isolate huo1 chromosome 12, SspV2, whole genome shotgun sequence genomic window carries:
- the LOC121757349 gene encoding meiotic recombination protein SPO11-1 isoform X1 — translation MAGRHLCHNRFDLLKQIRELTRSIVEDICGGRSPILRIDQFTSYCADVSGNCCCSYDLPNRKEILVLQRETQVRRLDLLLRVLLIVQQLLQENKHCSKRDIYYMHPSAFKEQSVVDRAINDICILLHCSRHNLNVVSVGNGLVMGWLRFSEARRKFDCIGRPNKTYHIPVQVEDVEDIISLADYILIVEKESVFQRLANDQFCTKNRAIVITGRGYPDIPTRRFLNLLVGTLHLPVYCLVDCDPYGIDILVTYRFGSMQMAYDAKYLRLPEIRWLGAFPSDSDSYQLPQQCLLNLTAEDKKKAEAVLCRCYMEREVPRWRSELQLLLDRGVKFEIEALSAQSLTFLSEKYLPSKIARGVHL, via the exons ATGGCGGGAAGACACTTGTGCCACAATCGATTCGACTTGCTCAAACAAATTAGGG AGCTCACGCGATCAATTGTTGAAGATATATGTGGTGGTCGATCACCGATTTTACGAATCGATCAATTCACTTCTTATTGCGCCGATGTTTCTGGAAACTG CTGTTGCAGCTATGACTTGCCAAACAGAAAGGAAATTCTCGTGCTGCAGAGAGAAACTCAAGTACGCAGGTTGG ATTTATTGCTACGGGTATTGCTAATAGTTCAGCAACTTCTTCAAGAAAACAAGCATTGTTCAAAAAGAGATATATATTACATGCACCCTTCAGCTTTTAAAG AACAATCTGTTGTTGACCGGGCAATAAACGACATTTGCATTCTTTTGCACTGCAGTCGTCACAACTTGAATGTG GTATCTGTTGGAAACGG ATTGGTAATGGGTTGGTTGAGATTTTCTGAGGCCCGGAGAAAATTTGATTGCATTGGCAGGCCTAACAAG ACTTACCATATTCCTGTCCAAGTGGAAGACGTGGAAG ATATAATCAGTTTGGCAGACTATATCTTAATTGTGGAGAAAGAATCAG TTTTCCAGAGGTTGGCAAATGATCAATTCTGTACAAAAAATCGTGCCATAGTTATCACT GGTAGAGGATACCCTGATATTCCCACCAGGAG ATTTTTGAATCTCCTCGTTGGAACTCTGCATCTGCCGGTGTATTGCTTGGTGGATTGTGACCCATATGGTATTGATATCTTAGTTACCTACAGGTTTGGTTCTATG CAAATGGCTTATGATGCCAAATATCTGCGCCTCCCTGAGATTCGTTGGCTTGGAGCTTTTCCATCAGACTCTGATAGTTATCAACTCCCTCAGCAATGCCTGCTAAATTTGACAGCAGAAG ATAAGAAAAAGGCTGAGGCTGTATTATGTCGGTGTTACATGGAACGAGAAGTCCCACGTTGGAG GTCTGAACTCCAGTTGCTGCTGGATAGAGGAGTCAAATTCGAGATAGAAGCATTATCAGCACAGTCGCTCACATTCTTGTCGGAGAAATATTTACCATCCAAGATCGCAAGGGGAGTGCACCTTTAA
- the LOC121757349 gene encoding meiotic recombination protein SPO11-1 isoform X2, with product MAGRHLCHNRFDLLKQIRELTRSIVEDICGGRSPILRIDQFTSYCADVSGNCYDLPNRKEILVLQRETQVRRLDLLLRVLLIVQQLLQENKHCSKRDIYYMHPSAFKEQSVVDRAINDICILLHCSRHNLNVVSVGNGLVMGWLRFSEARRKFDCIGRPNKTYHIPVQVEDVEDIISLADYILIVEKESVFQRLANDQFCTKNRAIVITGRGYPDIPTRRFLNLLVGTLHLPVYCLVDCDPYGIDILVTYRFGSMQMAYDAKYLRLPEIRWLGAFPSDSDSYQLPQQCLLNLTAEDKKKAEAVLCRCYMEREVPRWRSELQLLLDRGVKFEIEALSAQSLTFLSEKYLPSKIARGVHL from the exons ATGGCGGGAAGACACTTGTGCCACAATCGATTCGACTTGCTCAAACAAATTAGGG AGCTCACGCGATCAATTGTTGAAGATATATGTGGTGGTCGATCACCGATTTTACGAATCGATCAATTCACTTCTTATTGCGCCGATGTTTCTGGAAACTG CTATGACTTGCCAAACAGAAAGGAAATTCTCGTGCTGCAGAGAGAAACTCAAGTACGCAGGTTGG ATTTATTGCTACGGGTATTGCTAATAGTTCAGCAACTTCTTCAAGAAAACAAGCATTGTTCAAAAAGAGATATATATTACATGCACCCTTCAGCTTTTAAAG AACAATCTGTTGTTGACCGGGCAATAAACGACATTTGCATTCTTTTGCACTGCAGTCGTCACAACTTGAATGTG GTATCTGTTGGAAACGG ATTGGTAATGGGTTGGTTGAGATTTTCTGAGGCCCGGAGAAAATTTGATTGCATTGGCAGGCCTAACAAG ACTTACCATATTCCTGTCCAAGTGGAAGACGTGGAAG ATATAATCAGTTTGGCAGACTATATCTTAATTGTGGAGAAAGAATCAG TTTTCCAGAGGTTGGCAAATGATCAATTCTGTACAAAAAATCGTGCCATAGTTATCACT GGTAGAGGATACCCTGATATTCCCACCAGGAG ATTTTTGAATCTCCTCGTTGGAACTCTGCATCTGCCGGTGTATTGCTTGGTGGATTGTGACCCATATGGTATTGATATCTTAGTTACCTACAGGTTTGGTTCTATG CAAATGGCTTATGATGCCAAATATCTGCGCCTCCCTGAGATTCGTTGGCTTGGAGCTTTTCCATCAGACTCTGATAGTTATCAACTCCCTCAGCAATGCCTGCTAAATTTGACAGCAGAAG ATAAGAAAAAGGCTGAGGCTGTATTATGTCGGTGTTACATGGAACGAGAAGTCCCACGTTGGAG GTCTGAACTCCAGTTGCTGCTGGATAGAGGAGTCAAATTCGAGATAGAAGCATTATCAGCACAGTCGCTCACATTCTTGTCGGAGAAATATTTACCATCCAAGATCGCAAGGGGAGTGCACCTTTAA
- the LOC121758501 gene encoding 50S ribosomal protein L21, mitochondrial-like isoform X2: MANRRCFQTLTRCLQSIRTLTPISESLAPYTAPALNQTLAATSPNYIFANKFNAYQRAAVPARSFCSRHTDSDDDEEDDYDSGEEEEDYSENEENSSNLSAEEKEKEANEIGYTVLGPLQISDRVFKLYEPVFAVVQIGSHQFKVSNGDTIYTERLKHCDVNDKLVLNKVLMLGSLTQTIIGRPILPEAAVHAVVEEHECMAIFGCHISGVRHITKRTRTSPPLYHSSSFSR; encoded by the exons ATGGCGAATCGCCGTTGCTTTCAAACCCTAACTCGTTGTCTCCAATCCATCAGAACCCTAACCCCAATCTCAGAAAGCCTAGCGCCTTACACCGCCCCCGCTCTCAACCAAACGCTCGCCGCCACTTCCCCAAACTACATTTTCGCCAATAAATTTAACGCCTACCAACGCGCCGCAGTGCCCGCGCGGAGCTTTTGCTCCAGGCACACTGACAGCGACGATGACGAAGAGGATGATTACGATagtggagaagaagaagaggattacagtgaaaatgaagaaaacagcTCTAATTTGTCTGCtgaagaaaaagagaaagaagccAATGAGATAGGGTACACGGTCCTTGGCCCTCTCCAGATATCGGATAGGGTTTTCAAATTGTATGAGCCCGTGTTCGCAGTTGTTCAG attggatcgcatcaattcaaAGTGAGCAATGGGGATACCATTTACACAGAGAGGTTGAAGCACTGCGACGTCAATGATAAG TTGGTCCTCAATAAGGTTCTTATGCTAGGTTCACTAACACAGACAATCATCGGTAGGCCAATTTTGCCTGAAGCAGCTGTTCATGCTGTTGTTGAGGAACAC GAATGTATGGCTATATTTGGCTGTCATATCTCTGGAGTTAGGCATATAACTAAGCGAACACGAACTTCACCCCCTTTATACcactcttcttctttttcaagATAA
- the LOC121758501 gene encoding 50S ribosomal protein L21, mitochondrial-like isoform X1, with amino-acid sequence MANRRCFQTLTRCLQSIRTLTPISESLAPYTAPALNQTLAATSPNYIFANKFNAYQRAAVPARSFCSRHTDSDDDEEDDYDSGEEEEDYSENEENSSNLSAEEKEKEANEIGYTVLGPLQISDRVFKLYEPVFAVVQIGSHQFKVSNGDTIYTERLKHCDVNDKLVLNKVLMLGSLTQTIIGRPILPEAAVHAVVEEHALDAKVIIFKKKRRKNYRRTKGHRQELTKLRITDIQGIEKQENTMPLPPTKKEKAEKKVAMEA; translated from the exons ATGGCGAATCGCCGTTGCTTTCAAACCCTAACTCGTTGTCTCCAATCCATCAGAACCCTAACCCCAATCTCAGAAAGCCTAGCGCCTTACACCGCCCCCGCTCTCAACCAAACGCTCGCCGCCACTTCCCCAAACTACATTTTCGCCAATAAATTTAACGCCTACCAACGCGCCGCAGTGCCCGCGCGGAGCTTTTGCTCCAGGCACACTGACAGCGACGATGACGAAGAGGATGATTACGATagtggagaagaagaagaggattacagtgaaaatgaagaaaacagcTCTAATTTGTCTGCtgaagaaaaagagaaagaagccAATGAGATAGGGTACACGGTCCTTGGCCCTCTCCAGATATCGGATAGGGTTTTCAAATTGTATGAGCCCGTGTTCGCAGTTGTTCAG attggatcgcatcaattcaaAGTGAGCAATGGGGATACCATTTACACAGAGAGGTTGAAGCACTGCGACGTCAATGATAAG TTGGTCCTCAATAAGGTTCTTATGCTAGGTTCACTAACACAGACAATCATCGGTAGGCCAATTTTGCCTGAAGCAGCTGTTCATGCTGTTGTTGAGGAACAC GCGCTAGACGCTAAGGTGATCATATTcaagaaaaagagaagaaagaatTACAGAAGAACAAAAGGTCACCGCCAG GAATTAACTAAACTAAGGATAACGGATATACAAGGGATCGAGAAGCAAGAAAATACTATGCCTCTGCCTCCAACGAAGAAGGAAAAGGCAGAGAAGAAGGTGGCTATGGAAGCTTAA